The Algoriphagus sanaruensis genome window below encodes:
- a CDS encoding ectonucleotide pyrophosphatase/phosphodiesterase — MKRFLVLIGLVVGLGYASLAQEKKPIVILISLDGFRYDYVERFQPENLSRFIAEGTAAKGLIPSFPSKTFPNHYTIATGMLPDHHGLVDNSFYEPEKDQVYTMGNRDIVQDGYWYGGKPLWVLAEENGLKAVSYFFVGSEAPVQGIRPSEYFDYDGKVPNLTRIAKVFDWLSLPDSERPSLITLYFSDMDDVGHAYGPDNHEMIGKALQKLDHELGALIEGVESFDLPVHIIFVSDHGMAPVEKQKLINLDKLTEGVDARLVNNGALVHVHLADPSTKVDAIQKITQRSEHVQIDDFVGNKNYTDVTRYPQRFGDFIVIPEFGYYLADNRGMMRYQNRSALLKTEVFGEHGFSPKYQEMWGIFYARGPKLKSELVIEPFQNIHIYPLVCQLLGLPIPADIDGKSEVLNPILK; from the coding sequence ATGAAGCGGTTTTTGGTTTTAATAGGATTGGTTGTCGGTCTTGGATACGCCTCGTTGGCCCAAGAGAAAAAGCCTATCGTAATTTTAATTTCCTTGGATGGGTTTCGCTATGATTATGTGGAGCGATTTCAACCCGAAAACCTAAGCCGATTTATTGCTGAAGGTACGGCTGCAAAGGGATTGATTCCTTCTTTTCCTTCCAAGACCTTTCCCAATCACTACACGATCGCTACCGGTATGCTTCCCGATCATCATGGATTGGTGGATAATTCATTTTATGAACCAGAAAAAGACCAGGTTTATACGATGGGCAATCGAGATATTGTCCAGGACGGATATTGGTATGGGGGAAAACCGCTTTGGGTTTTGGCGGAGGAAAATGGGCTGAAAGCAGTGAGTTATTTTTTTGTGGGTTCAGAGGCTCCTGTTCAGGGAATTCGCCCGAGTGAATATTTTGACTACGATGGAAAGGTGCCCAATCTCACTCGAATAGCCAAAGTATTTGATTGGCTGAGCTTACCCGATTCGGAGCGTCCAAGCCTGATCACCTTGTATTTTTCAGATATGGATGACGTTGGTCATGCCTATGGTCCTGACAACCATGAGATGATTGGGAAAGCACTTCAAAAACTTGATCATGAATTAGGAGCATTGATTGAAGGAGTTGAAAGCTTCGATCTTCCTGTTCATATCATTTTTGTGTCCGACCACGGAATGGCTCCGGTAGAAAAGCAAAAGCTGATCAATTTAGACAAATTGACGGAAGGAGTGGACGCTCGATTAGTCAATAATGGAGCCTTGGTGCACGTTCATTTAGCTGATCCGAGCACCAAAGTCGATGCAATCCAAAAAATTACTCAGCGATCCGAGCATGTCCAGATCGATGATTTTGTCGGAAATAAAAATTACACAGATGTTACTCGCTATCCTCAGCGATTTGGGGATTTTATTGTCATTCCAGAGTTTGGGTACTATTTGGCGGATAATCGCGGGATGATGCGATATCAAAATCGCTCAGCCCTGCTCAAGACAGAGGTTTTTGGGGAGCACGGTTTCAGTCCAAAGTATCAAGAAATGTGGGGGATTTTCTATGCTCGCGGTCCAAAATTGAAATCTGAGTTGGTAATTGAGCCTTTTCAAAATATTCACATCTATCCTCTAGTGTGTCAACTTTTAGGTTTGCCGATTCCCGCCGATATTGATGGGAAGTCGGAGGTGTTAAATCCCATATTAAAATGA
- a CDS encoding glucoamylase family protein: MKNLLLILSLFAVSCVQAEKPKKPTYTLTDEQLLDTVQYYTFQYFWKGAEPNSGMAPERIHIDGIYPDNDAHIITTGGTGMGLIGILGAIERGWISRQEAVARFEKMISFLEKADRWNGIWPHWLDGKTGRVKPFSPKDDGADLVESAFLMQGLLVVREYFKTGTEAEKSIAERIDKLWKEMDFAFHTQNQNVLYWHWSPRYQWEMNFALEGYNECLIAYVLGAASPTHSIPAEAYHQGWARSGGIQATNSGAFGFPLQLKHNGAEQYGGPLFWAHYSYLSLNPKGLKDQYADYWQENVNQTLINRAWCIQNPKKFKGYGENLWGLTASYSINFYDAHRPGNDTGVISPTAAVSSIVYTPEESLKVIRNLYENYGEKVFGPYGFYDAMSPEHNFFPQRYLAIDQGPMVSMIENYRSGLGWKLFMQIPEVQAGLQKLGFSYQPGN; this comes from the coding sequence ATGAAAAATCTACTTCTCATCCTTTCGCTATTCGCAGTATCCTGTGTCCAAGCCGAAAAGCCCAAAAAACCAACCTACACGCTTACCGATGAGCAATTGCTCGATACGGTGCAGTACTACACCTTTCAGTATTTCTGGAAAGGTGCCGAACCCAACTCAGGCATGGCTCCAGAGCGGATCCATATCGATGGGATCTATCCGGATAATGATGCCCATATTATCACCACCGGAGGTACAGGTATGGGACTAATCGGGATTTTGGGAGCGATTGAGCGGGGATGGATCAGTCGGCAAGAGGCCGTGGCACGATTTGAAAAAATGATCAGCTTTCTTGAGAAAGCTGATCGTTGGAATGGCATTTGGCCGCATTGGCTGGATGGAAAAACAGGTCGGGTCAAACCTTTTTCTCCAAAAGACGACGGGGCTGATCTCGTCGAATCAGCCTTCCTTATGCAAGGATTATTGGTAGTTAGAGAGTATTTCAAAACCGGAACAGAAGCCGAAAAATCCATTGCAGAGCGCATAGATAAACTATGGAAAGAAATGGATTTTGCCTTCCATACTCAAAATCAGAATGTGTTGTATTGGCATTGGTCTCCTCGCTATCAATGGGAAATGAACTTTGCTCTCGAAGGATACAATGAATGTCTCATCGCCTATGTACTTGGAGCTGCCTCCCCGACCCATTCGATCCCTGCTGAAGCCTACCACCAAGGCTGGGCGAGATCTGGTGGAATTCAAGCGACCAATTCAGGGGCTTTTGGATTCCCTCTTCAACTCAAACATAACGGAGCAGAACAATATGGAGGCCCGCTCTTTTGGGCGCACTATTCCTACCTCAGTTTAAATCCCAAAGGGCTCAAAGATCAATATGCCGACTATTGGCAGGAAAACGTAAATCAGACCTTAATCAACCGGGCTTGGTGTATCCAAAACCCCAAAAAATTCAAAGGCTATGGAGAAAATCTCTGGGGATTGACAGCCTCGTATTCGATCAACTTTTATGATGCTCACCGACCTGGCAATGATACGGGCGTGATTTCCCCAACTGCTGCCGTTTCGTCCATTGTTTATACCCCGGAAGAATCCCTGAAAGTAATCCGAAACCTGTACGAAAACTATGGAGAAAAAGTCTTTGGCCCGTATGGATTTTACGACGCCATGAGTCCAGAACACAACTTCTTCCCTCAGCGCTATTTGGCCATCGACCAAGGACCGATGGTTTCGATGATTGAAAATTACCGAAGTGGATTAGGATGGAAACTTTTTATGCAAATTCCGGAGGTTCAAGCCGGGCTCCAAAAATTAGGATTCAGTTATCAACCGGGAAATTAA
- a CDS encoding GNAT family N-acetyltransferase: MTIRVAQNSDLGDLLHMARTAFLQAFTAGNKPENVEAYLAEAFTLSQFEKELANPASTFFVAELEGEIIAYTKVNLVPAQTDVHDPDSLEIARLYVLEEYLGSGLGKKLLDTVIDFAKQHQKKYLWLGVWEHNARAIRFYEKNGLRIFGSHPFPFGDEIQTDYLMRLDLV; encoded by the coding sequence ATGACCATTCGAGTAGCACAAAATTCAGATTTGGGGGATTTACTGCACATGGCAAGAACTGCCTTTTTACAGGCTTTTACGGCTGGCAACAAGCCTGAAAATGTGGAGGCCTATCTCGCTGAAGCCTTTACCTTATCTCAGTTTGAAAAGGAGCTTGCTAACCCTGCTTCTACCTTTTTTGTGGCTGAACTCGAAGGTGAAATCATCGCCTACACCAAAGTCAATTTGGTGCCCGCCCAGACAGACGTGCACGATCCCGATAGCTTAGAGATCGCTCGATTGTATGTCTTGGAAGAGTATTTGGGAAGTGGATTGGGGAAAAAGCTGCTCGATACGGTCATTGACTTTGCGAAGCAGCATCAGAAAAAATACCTCTGGCTAGGCGTATGGGAGCATAATGCTCGTGCAATCCGCTTTTATGAAAAAAATGGCCTCCGAATATTCGGAAGCCATCCTTTTCCTTTTGGTGATGAAATCCAAACGGATTATCTGATGCGTTTGGATTTGGTTTAA
- a CDS encoding PadR family transcriptional regulator: protein MSSNALIKGSLQTIILKLLEENEKMYGYEITQKVKELTAGEIKITEGALYPALHKLEAEGLLTTEIQQVDNRVRKYYSLTKDGQKEVSSKLAELQSFVESMQRIINPGLKPDLGF, encoded by the coding sequence ATGTCAAGCAACGCGCTGATCAAAGGAAGCCTTCAAACCATCATTCTTAAACTACTTGAGGAAAATGAAAAGATGTACGGCTACGAAATCACCCAAAAAGTGAAGGAACTCACTGCCGGCGAGATCAAAATCACCGAAGGCGCCCTCTACCCTGCCCTACACAAGCTGGAAGCTGAAGGATTGCTCACCACCGAAATCCAGCAAGTAGACAATCGCGTGAGGAAATACTACAGCCTGACCAAGGACGGGCAAAAGGAAGTGAGCTCCAAGCTGGCCGAACTTCAGTCATTTGTAGAAAGTATGCAACGCATCATCAATCCGGGATTGAAGCCGGACTTGGGATTTTAA